The window TGTGTTAAAAATAACAGTGCTTATCGATCCGaagtcaatttattttatttttctttctgtccgCAACAACATCGGCTCATTCATTTATTCCTTCATTCGCTTATTCATAATagataatatttttcaaaaactagCGCTAAACAACATCCGATTTGGGGCGAATCAAATAAAAATCTATTTCTTAGATATACATttgaaagaggggaaaaaaaatgaaaaagaaaaagagaaaaaaaaacacgaagcaAAAGTGAAAGGAAAACAAGGAAAGTACGAAAGTAATTATTCGATGATTTAATACTTTCTTCAGAGCGTGAGATGTGTTCTATTATATTACAAACGGTAGTACGTCTTTCGCTCAAAATCCACTTGAATgatgatttctttcattcttctttcacTTCTCGATACCAGACTGCTAtggttaacagaaaaaaaaactaaaaaagaaaacaaccccAAAAGTCACCAAGAAACATCTCCAAAATATTGAACGAAACTAAACCAAAAATAATtatcaacaacaattataatttatCTATATTCATAATCATTtcgaaaatatctatctatctatctatctatctatctatctatctatctatctatctatctatctatctatctatctatctatctatctatctatctgtctgtctgtctatctatctatctatctatctatctatctatctatctatctatctatctatctatctatctatctatacattcatctatctatctatctatctatctatctatctatctatctatctatctatctatctatctatctatctatctatacattcatctatctatctatctatctatctatctatctatctatctgtctgtctatctgtctgtctgtctctctgtctagctacttaaatttttctttatttttttttcgtcttttccCTAGTATCCACTCTAAAAGGGCGCGTTACGAAATATTCAATGACCGTAACATTTCGTTACCGGAGGAAATTCCTTAAATACGGAGGCATGAAATAGCGACAAAGAACACCGATATGCGAGCATTTAGCaaagcaaaatgtaaacaaaacatttcGAGAGCCGACAgaaaatcatatttatttataattgaccTGTCTGTTGTCAAGCACACACAATAAATTAGACAATATACACATCTAACTTAGTTACGCCTCTTTCGTTTAAGATTATGAATACCACGCAAACGTGCGCTAATACTTACACATAAGATAcacaaaagtatttatataaatacatacacacgtttatataataatataatatatatattatatatatatatgtgtgtggtgagtgaatatgcatgtatttatgtatgtatatatatatatatatatatatatatatatatatatatatatatatatatatatatatatatatatatatattatatatatatatattatatatacgtatgcgcatACTTTGGTATAGCTATGATACAAGAATAATAACGTTGATATACGcacattatttttcatatatctatttctttattcaatattgaatatgtatatttatctatattgacgcatacatacatacattcatacatacatacatacatacattcatatataaacatatatgtttatatatataatatacatatatgtttatatatatatataatataatataatattatattatatatatatatatgtttgtatatatgatttagcatatagatatataatatatatgttaaaccGATACAAACGTATAAAGTgtactgaaatattttaatttttaatatttaaaaccagaaacatatatatatgtatatatatgtatatatatatatatatatataatactcagaGACATGCGTAAACACACAAGTGCACtagtacagaaacacacacacacacacatacgagagcATGACCGTCTCATTCAAAGCATTGAAGATTATTCATTGTTAGAATACGTAAGAAtataaatcttaaattattttttacattaataaaCTCGAATCTAAAATTATCGAAacgttaaaaataatttaaacattctCCTaagataattctttttttatacgCCAGACACAAACGTTGTCTAAGAATGAGTAGCTAAGAGTGCACTCCACTCGAAGTGTGCTACATGGAGTGTACACTCCGAGTGCGCACTTCTGCACCGTCCTGCTTATCTGGCTTGCTCCGACGAAGTGTCATTGCGCAAGCGCAGTACAGTTTGATTGGCTGCGCAGTGACGTGTGCGCAGGTCGTCTGTGGTTCCAGCTGTCCAAACATGGaggtacagcagcagcagcaggcacagcttggccaccaccaccactatctgcGACCTTTTATCTACCACTTCTGCGTTAGTACTACCACTCCTACTATCAAAAGTACCACTCCTATTATCGACTGTACTACTACCACTTATCTACCACCCTCAACAACAGCCCGTACAGCAGCTTGCTACACTACCTAGCATGTATgtctactacaactaccaccatcactgcaaccactactactactattactcctCTTGTTGTTGATGTCGACTGGCCTACTCTGCGTAAGGCAacccccattttttttctttttttactcgcACTTGTACACTCCTCCTACTGGAATTAACCGATATTACGACGATTATTACAACAgccatcactactactaataacaaacaacactccttcttctctttcttcctttgccGAGgctctttgattatttttttttttgatcattTAACACACACCCTAAACACTTTGACGTACACGCACTCACTCATacgcactcgcacgcacacacactcattcacacacacacacgcacacacgcacggagGCAGGCAGGTGCGTCTTGCATCCATCCAtactgcatctgtgtgtgtgtgtgtgtgtgtgtgtgttatgaatcTCTCTAAAGTCATTTccacacgttcatacatacacgtCTGTACTAATATAATTGTCTAGTTATCGAATTTTACTTCACTAAAAATTCCTTccatgtttgttattattatatataattttttctcttcttacgATTACCTTCCCTAATATCTTATTTATTTGTCATCTCCCTCACTACGTTTCACTAATCCTATTCATTTAACCCTACCGTTTCTTTTTCGCAGCTTCCGcaatacatcattatcattataatcattattattatcattattactattactattcatCCATagtcctttcttttctgtttcactACTAAATCTCTTTTCGCTCTTCATTCAGCAGtccactttctctttccctttcgaTATCTCTCTTTCCATATCCGCTCTTTATTTTTCTTCGCTTTAACTACATTTGTCCGAACCATCACATTTTCTATCCACCATAAATTTCTGTTCCCCACTTTAACCTGTATTCTTCGAGCTAATAATTCATTCTACGCCTCGATATTGttatttgtcacacacacacacaaaaaaaaaagcctcttATTGTTCAtactttttgttatatatatatattagattgtgAATAACAAAATCTCCATTGATCACAATCACTAATAAACATCGCCtccctattatatataaatacatctctctttctctctctatatatatatatgtactcgttTGGTTTTTTTCCTGCATACGAATACAAAATTGCATTCATTCACCTACACgtatttattatatgtacatacatagatgctcACATATTCGGTCACAGCACCAAATAGCTAAGGCTTCACtcgtatttattcattattagcaGTGGTACCACTCACTACACTATACTCTGGCGCTTCGAATACCACTCAGACGAGCACTATTTATTTCCCTGCACTCCCGAGCTTTCAtgatgtgtataaagatataatcATCCCGATTCCacttaaattatttgtttatttatttatttgtttatatttattatatttattttgcacaCTGATAttcagacacgcacgcacatatatgtatatatatataaatatatatatatatatatatagacaaacatacacgtcgatacacacacacattatatatatatatatatatatatatatatatatatatataagtaaatatactgattttaaaaaaaactataatagctacactacacacacaaaaatatataatattaataatcataataataataataataataaacaaaagctaCGGACAGAGTGTGttaagagagaagaaagacaaatTTAACTGAAAGCCAAGTGGCAAAGAGTGTGTAGTCATAGTAGTAGTGTTGgcggagaaaaagagagagagccgTCCGGCAACAAAACATCGAACTTAACTAGTAAcaagtaattgtatatatatatatatatatacatatatataatcgtatatatatatatatatagcttttggaaaaagaaagaaggaagacgggaaagagagagagagagggaaagaaaataaaataaaaatttatagacAGAAAGAGGacgaaaaaggaaattaaaagaaaggtgggggaaaacaatatataacaatatatatatatatacacatatataaatatatatatatatataaataataataataataataattcttttaaagaaacaataataacaaagcaAGAGTTGACAGTTATTTATTATCAATCACACCCTCCTTCTCACAAATTacgatcatcatcaacaacatcatcattatccataagaacaataataataataataacaacaacaacaaccgataTTCTTCgatcgtttcgtttcgttttgtgTGCTTGTAGGAATGACGATGGAAAACATGGGCGAACTTGCGGATCAACAAATCAACGAGTCGTCGTCTGTGGCAGCCtctggtggaggtggaggaggaggaggaggaggaggaggtacaactggaggaggaggaggaggaggaggaacgggTGCTGGTAACGGCGGAGGGGGAGGAAGTGGAGCCGGCGGACcgggaggaggaggcggaggaggaggaggaggaggaggaggaaacacGAACGGTAACGGAGGAGCAGGTGGAGGCGGCGGtggcggaggaggaggaacaaCAACAGAAggaggcggcagcggcggcggcggaggaggaggaacggcaggcggaggaggaggaggaggaggccatGTAACAGCAGCGGCGGCTGCAGCggctgcggcggcggcggcggcggcggcagcctCAGAATACACAGTAAGTCCCCACGACCTGTCGCCTTCTAACATTGCCGCAGCACGTTCCTCCTCGGAGGCCATCCCCGTCAGTGTGAGCACCATGATCGACAGCAGTGAGTTCCGCTCCCAGATGGGCGAAGCAGCCACCTACCAGACTTTGAACGGCCGGATGAGTCCCGGCTACAGCCCCAACAACAGTTACGCCACCCTGACGCCACTGCAGCCTCTGCCGCCCATTTCCACCGTGTCGGACAAGTTTAGCGCTCATCACGTTCCCCCAACGTCGAACGTCAGCGGCAGTTTTACACTGATGCAAAATAATGGACTAGGAATGGACATGAACTACCGTTACGATAAACTGACCAGTATGGGTATGAGCATGGGCACAGCCCTGGGTGGCAGCCCCATGTCCTCAATGATGGCTAGCAACGGCTACCAACAAGGGCTAAGCTCGTACGGGTATGGCCACGGCCAGAACGGGCTCCATTCGCCCAAGCCCGAACCGAAAATGGTTTCCCCTACCAACTACGAAGCTTATCGAAGCAGCCTCGGCGCACCACCACCAAGTTCTTCGAGGCTTCCCTCACCTAGTGGCATGATGCCGACCCCGTCATCTATGAATGGTTTGCAAACTTCAGTGGCCACTTCGTCCCCTCACAGCCATCACAGCATGAGTCCCCAGCGCGAGCGACCATCTACGTCCTCTAGCTCGTCCGAATCTCAACAGTCGTCATCtaataaagaagtggaagaaaTTAACACCAAGGAGTTAGCACAAAAGATTAGTAGCGAACTGAAAAGGTACAGTATCCCACAGGCTGTGTTCGCTCAGAGAGTGCTGTGTCGGAGCCAAGGGACCCTCAGCGATCTGTTAAGAAACCCTAAACCATGGAGCAAACTTAAGTCCGGACGTGAAACTTTTCGGAGGATGTGGAAATGGTTACAAGAACCCGAGTTTCAAAGGATGTCGGCTCTTAGACTTGCAGGTAAGCAAACAaactcatttattatatattttatattttatattttttcctttaaaaaaaaatcacattttttttgtacatgtgtgtattataaatacatatctatcaatacaatatataaaggtaaacatacatgtatgcacacagatgtatatatagacacaaatttacatatacacatatatatatatatatatatattatatatatatatatatatatatgtatgtatatatgctcacataaacacataagtacatacataagtgtattatatatatatatacacacacacacaactgatgaGTAGTAAgctctcaaaaaagaaaaaaagaaagaaaaagaaatactattgtgtatgtatgtattacagatCGTTGCATTTCCCTAACTTATTTCCaaacctttaatatatatatctacatcaaaaaaaaaaactcaatccGTGGTAGTCTTTTGTTACTTTCTTTCCCTTCtcagacaaaaaaaagaaaaagaatggaaaaaagaacGAAAACAGTTTAGTTTGTGTTTAATAAGTTGGTCTAGATTCATTTTCTTTGCTCTCCCgcttcacatatatatctatctatctttctaaccTTCTCAGGTCCTAAGCAGTTTCCTTGTTGAAATAATAACTTGTGTAGTTTCAAGTTAATAGTTTTAGTGTTGTGGCACCTGTTTGTTTCTCatccctctcattctcttttagtcGAAATATAGCCTGCTGGCAGTAGTTGTCGGAATCAGATCTCCCCCTTTTCCATCTCAAAGTCTTacctttatacatttttatttaaaacaaaaaagcaggaaaaaaaatcCGAACTTGACTTAGGATATCCAAATTTTATACAAGTCACCAGTTCTACACACATCGCATCATTAGATTTAAGTTAATAttaacagaagcacacacacagacacattcgcGCGCACTCATGCTGTGGCTTTAAGTTTTATGCAGAATTAAACTAACTCGGATTGAATGCATAgaatatgcgtgtgcgcgtgtctgtctgtctgtgtgtgtgtgtgtgtgtgtgtatacgtacttaCAATAGGTAATTGTGTTGGTTACTGTTATATAAACCCGGCGACCCCTGATCGCGCAGATTTCTGTATGGTACAAAAGCTAGTCAGTCAGGTAGCAAATAttcaaatgtgtgcgtgtgtgtgtgtgctccttgTTTAGGGTTTTTGTTTACGAAACACTGTTGAATGTGTCAAAGCTGGACAGAGAGAAATCGACTGCTTCCACCACATGTCTTCTGCTGGTATTTCTATTGACATcttcaaaacaataacaaaccctCTCTTGTCGCCAAACCGGCATGGACCGACCGTCTCTTTTTTTTtggccttctttttctttatctcttctggtccaattatttcaaaatattaccaacactgtttttttttttttttttaaattatcattaacaacaTCGACACTTGTTgatatgcgtgtacatacatacatacatacatacatacatacataaatacatacatacatactgctcaCACAAGATAACAGCTCGATTCTTTAATACTTATTAAGAACAATGATAGTTTTAAGTAAGCATGATActaaaaatgatgaaaatgattacATTTTGTAATTACTTGCTGTAACTTTATTGTTTGGTGGACTTTGTTACGGCAACAGGTGCCTCTGATggtctctctcattcacacacacacacgtatgtgtatgtatggtgtgtgtgtgtatatatatatatatatgtatgtatgtgtgtatattttgtctggggagagtcattcacttttagtgccctaagaatcttgcaaaccaaatccaaaatcgaaatatatatacatatatatatatatatatatatatctgtgtgtgtgtgtgtcaaaatcaTCCTTACGTCGTTAGGCCATACAAAAATCGTGGCACGTCTATTTGgctgcctgcatgtatgtatgtatgtatgtttcaggtCCTTAGTGAATTAGGCTTATTTAACCAATATTTCAAACTCAaaacataaccaccaccactaccaccaccacaaagaaGGGTCCAAAGTTGTTTGGTGGATGAGACTAGTGATTTTCTTTAAATGTGGCTTATCTGAAAAACCTAAATCCGATGTTAAAGTAAATCCCGCTTAGTTTATAACCTTAACGGAACTCTGTCACCCTTATGTCCTAAGAATTCTTCCCTTTAGTTTCCTTAATTTGTTACCATTTTTGACCAATACTTTCACTCCGACCTGTGTCTTTGTTTCACGTTTTAACATTTTGTATTTCACCATGGCTCCAGCAaaatacgcacacgtatacatacatacatcatacatacatacatacatacatacatacatacatacatacatacatacatacatacatatatatatatgtgtgtgtgtatatatatatatatatatatatatatatatatatatatatatatgtatataatatatgtatatttagcgtAAAGAGAGAGCATGGTAAAGTGATTATTTAATCCTAGTGATTATtatctctatataataataataataataatttcatttatttgccaccagggcagaTATGAGGGTGTTAGAAGAATAACAGTATTAATTGTCACTAACTTGTGATCGCTAAGGTTTCTCAAATATTCTAaacgattaaaaaagaaaactgactGCTGAAATAAATTATCTGTTGTTAAGAAAGGAATCGTGTTTAATTTTTATGTCATAAATTagaatacttttttaaaatatattttttttacaaattttcaatTCAAATCTATTGATTACTACAATCTTTCAAAAACGAGAACTTGTT of the Octopus sinensis linkage group LG16, ASM634580v1, whole genome shotgun sequence genome contains:
- the LOC115220621 gene encoding one cut domain family member 2, which encodes NGNGGAGGGGGGGGGGTTTEGGGSGGGGGGGTAGGGGGGGGHVTAAAAAAAAAAAAAAAASEYTVSPHDLSPSNIAAARSSSEAIPVSVSTMIDSSEFRSQMGEAATYQTLNGRMSPGYSPNNSYATLTPLQPLPPISTVSDKFSAHHVPPTSNVSGSFTLMQNNGLGMDMNYRYDKLTSMGMSMGTALGGSPMSSMMASNGYQQGLSSYGYGHGQNGLHSPKPEPKMVSPTNYEAYRSSLGAPPPSSSRLPSPSGMMPTPSSMNGLQTSVATSSPHSHHSMSPQRERPSTSSSSSESQQSSSNKEVEEINTKELAQKISSELKRYSIPQAVFAQRVLCRSQGTLSDLLRNPKPWSKLKSGRETFRRMWKWLQEPEFQRMSALRLAVGFSGYNQTDQGETTTHCEDTVSLLAKQCESVDLPSGVSYRPSVSPYIWLDKSTGGMPRTALKDQGELSFYSSSGLDNSTGEVLGTTIMEHQLGGDISFNTNSLAEVQAILSEG